TGTCGGACCTGAAGGTTGTGGCTGTCTTTGAGGTGGAGGGCGTGGGCGCGGGCGACGGCGACGCCGTGCTCGCCTGGCGTTCTAGCAGCGACCGCATCACCGAGATGGTGCAGATGGGCGCGCGAAGGCTCGGCATCACGGTCAAGACGGCGGGCCTCGGGCTCCACGCGCCCTACCACCTGTCCCAGCGCCTACAGACGAACTACCCGATGATCACCCTGTCGTGGCCGGGCACCGATGCCCATTCGCACATCCCCGGCGATTCGCCGGATGCCGTGGATGCGGCCAAGATCGGCCGCGCCGGGCGACTGTTGAGCCTGACCGCGGCGGTGTTGGCGACCGACACGGCGTACTAGGCGAACGAGTTGTTGAGGCAATCCGTGAGTCGCCCCAACGTTACATTTCCGTGAATGAAGCCGAGCGGCTGGCGCGGTGAACAGCAACGTGCGACGCCCGCCGCGAAGTGCGTCGCACGGTGCTCGTCTGGTGGCGACCGACACGGGCGGCGCGTGGTTCGCCCCTATGCGCAAATACCCGCGCGCCTAGTGGGGCTGGATGACGAGATTGTTCAGCGCCTCCAGGGCGGGGGCCAACTCGGGCGGCACCGCGCCGTCCATGGTCGTTACCGAGTGGGGCTTGCCGCCCGCCGGGTCCGCGTAGCGAATGACATACGTGAAGCGGTCGCAGCAGACGTCGGCGGGCAGGTAGTTCTCGTTCAGGCCCATGAAATCGGCCGTGGCGAGTTGTCCCTTGATCCGTTCCATCTCCTCTGGCGTGAGTTGGAACGTGGTTACCGCGCCCTTGCGGTTGAGCACGGCCTGCCCGTCGGCGTAGATGGTCAGCCGGTCCTGGAAGCCGGCGAACCCGCCGGAACGCTCGTACTCAAGCCAGACCTGACGCGCCGGGCCGATGCGGTCGCCCTGCACGACCCATAGGTAGGGCTGGCTGGCGTCGTTCAGGCGCACCTGGGCGAAGAGGCGCAGGAGCACGCCTTCCGCCTTCTGCGAGGGCGAGATGTCCAGACCCTCCACGGCTGCGCTCCCCGGATGCACGTAAATGGCGCCGCCCTCGTCGCGGATGACCCAGTCGCTGCGGGTAACGGCGGGGCCGGTGCCCACGGAGCCGAACAGATCCCAGCCTTCGTAGTAGCCCACGACGCGGATGTAGCGGCCTTCCCAGCCTTTGGGGTCGGCGCGCACCGCTTCCAGGACGCGCGTGGGGCGTTCGTCGTCGGCGATGAACGTCGTACCTTCGTCCGGCGCCGTCGTGCCATCGGCGAGAATCCGCCCCGTCCAGCCCTTGCCCGAGGCATGGGCCACGCGGACGGCGTACTCGGGGCGCGGCACGACGGGAGCCTGCACGTCCACCGTCCAGTCGCTACCGATGTAGCGCAGCGCGGTGATGCCGAGCAATCCGCCCGCCGCGTCCACCTCAATCCACTCGTCGGGCAACGCCAGGTTGGGGTACAGCCCCAGGAGGTGGGCGACCGCCGCGTCGCGGGCCTCGGCCGGCGAGAGCGGGGGTGCGGGCGTCGGCTCCTCGGCGACCTTGCCCGTGGCGTCCACCTGGCCCGCCCAGGTGAAGTCGCCGAAGGTTACCTCCACGCTGTACAAGGTGTCGGGCACGACCGGCATAGATACCAGAACGGCCAGGCCGCTCGGGTCGGAGAAGCGCCAGGTTGTCGCGCCCAGCCTGCCGTCGGTAACGTCCTCGGCGGTCCATTTGGGCGACGTGGGCCAGTTCAGGTCAGAGTGCGCGTCCCTGAGATAGGCCAGCGCTGCATCTCGGGCCTGGACGAACCCCGAAGGCGCCGCATTCTGCCGCCCCATGTAGGCGCAGCCGGCCAGCGCCAGGGCCAATGCCACCAGAATCCCGAACCTCCATGCCCTCTTCATCGTTGTCCTCCTTCTTCCCGTTTGTCCGGGTTTTGGACACATTTCAGTCTGGGGGCAAATCTGCCGCAATACGCAGGCCCTGAACACGCTCATGGGCTGCCCTACATCCGACGAAGTCGGCCTTCGCTGCATGGCGGGCTGCGATGGGTGAGGTAGACCCATCCCGGCAGTCCGAACCATGCTGGGTCATTCCCGCCCCAGAACTGAAATGCGCCCCGGGCCTCGGGCAAACTGCGCATGATAGACGAGGGCACGCGCCGGTTTGTTCCAGCAGGCGTCAGGACAGTTGCGCAAAGAGCGCAGTTTGGTTCGTTGTGATTCCGTCCACGTCCATGGCGACGAGTTGACGCATGCGTTCCAGGTCGTCCACCGTCCAGGCGAAGACGCGAACTCCCGCCGCGTGGAAGGTCCGCACCGCGCTCGGGGTGATGACCTTGTGGTAGAGCATGACATCATCGGCCTGCGATTGTGCCAGGAGCCTGCCGACGATGACCGGCAGGAAGCGCCGCATGTACCAGAGTGCCACGTTGACCGCGATCTTCATGTAGGGCTTGGTGGACGCGCCGCCCTTGTCTTCGGGATAGGACATGCCCAGCCGAATCTCGGGCATGGCCTCGCGAAGGCGGCGTAGCGACTGGGGCACCAGCGAACTGACCAGGATTTGGTCGGCCATGTTGTGGCGGCGGATGGCCTGGGCGATTTCACTCTCGTGGCCTTCGTCCTTCATGTCCAGGTTGATGAGCACGCGGCCGCGCAGGAGTTCCAGGGCCTCGTCCAGGGTGGCGATGGGTTCGCCCTGGACGCGCAAGGCGCGGGCCTGGCTCACGGTGAGGGCGCTCAGGGTGGCGGGGCCGGCGTCGGTTTCCACGGCGTCGTCGTGGCTGAGCACTAGGCCATCGGCGCAGCCGCGCACGTCAAACTCCACCATGTCCACCCTGTGCTCCAGCGCCAGCGCCAGGGCGCGGAGCGAGTTGGGCGGGGCGTAGGCGCCTGCGCCGCTGTGGCCGATGCGAAGGATGCGCCGCCCTGAGGGGCTGCGCAAGGGCGCGTGCCGTGTCGGGAAGTCATAGCGGAAGGGCATGGTCTTGGGCGTCTCCTTGTGGTCTTATCTCCTTGGGCACGGGCTGGGCGGCGGGAGAGCATGTCAACTCCTGCACGCCGCCGCGTCCTGCGCTACTTCCCCTTCCACGCCGCCTTGCGTTTCTCCAGGAAGGCGCTCACGCCCTCCACGCGGTCTTCGGTGTCAAACACGACCCCGAACAGCGCCGCCTCGTGATCCAGGCCGGATGCGAGCGTGCCTTCCGCGCCCTCGTTGATGGCCTGCTTGCACAAGCGGAGCGCCACAGGAGCCTTGGACGCCAGTTTCTCGGCCAGTTCCATCGCCTTGGGCATGAGTTCGGCGGCGGGGACGACCACGTCCACCAGGCCGATGCGCTGGGCCTC
This window of the Chloroflexota bacterium genome carries:
- a CDS encoding glycerophosphodiester phosphodiesterase gives rise to the protein MPFRYDFPTRHAPLRSPSGRRILRIGHSGAGAYAPPNSLRALALALEHRVDMVEFDVRGCADGLVLSHDDAVETDAGPATLSALTVSQARALRVQGEPIATLDEALELLRGRVLINLDMKDEGHESEIAQAIRRHNMADQILVSSLVPQSLRRLREAMPEIRLGMSYPEDKGGASTKPYMKIAVNVALWYMRRFLPVIVGRLLAQSQADDVMLYHKVITPSAVRTFHAAGVRVFAWTVDDLERMRQLVAMDVDGITTNQTALFAQLS